In a genomic window of Magnolia sinica isolate HGM2019 chromosome 16, MsV1, whole genome shotgun sequence:
- the LOC131228989 gene encoding heptahelical transmembrane protein 4-like, translating to MLGGECLECENSMVSSDTFENCGFGGEDGNWVSSREGKGKRLWKKVKYQLVEYHSLPGYLRDNEFIVGHYRSEWPLKQVFLSIFTIHNETLNVWTHLIGFFLFLSLTIYTAMKIPRVMDLHSLQHLPDVLMRTDLHKMHSELLTCLPSIPNMSDLQRLRDELKTSMPSLDLLPSLSGWHVPELLTNCLPERFSHANHTDVCVLRSMKDDVANMITPLLVRPITRWPFFAFLGGAMFCLLASSTCHLLACHSERLSSIMLRIDYTGISALIATSFYPPVYYSFMCDPFFCNLYLGFINVLGIATVMFSLLPVFQGPKFRTVRTILFFSMGLSGAAPILHKLILFRHRPEVVHTTVYEILMGVFYGVGALVYATRVPERWKPGKFDIAGHSHQLFHVLVVAGAYMHYRAGLVYLKWRDLEGC from the exons ATGTTGGGTGGTGAGTGTTTGGAATGCGAGAATTCGATGGTATCTTCAGATACATTTGAGAATTGCGGATTTGGTGGTGAAGATGGGAATTGGGTTTCGTCGAGGGAAGGGAAAGGGAAGAGATTGTGGAAGAAAGTGAAGTATCAACTTGTTGAGTACCATTCCTTGCCTGGTTATTTGAGGGATAATGAATTTATTGTGGGTCATTACCGATCAGAGTGGCCGTTGAAACAGGTTTTCCTCAGCATATTTACAATTCACAATGAGACTCTCAACGTCTGGAC GCATTTGATTggattcttcctttttctctctcttacaaTATATACTGCAATGAAGATCCCAAGGGTGATGGATCTTCATTCTCTCCAGCATCTGCCTGATGTTCTGATGAGGACTGATCTGCACAAAATGCATTCCGAACTCTTGACTTGCCTTCCGTCAATACCCAACATGTCCGATTTGCAGAGATTGAGGGATGAATTGAAGACATCCATGCCTTCTTTGGACTTGCTTCCATCGTTGTCTGGTTGGCATGTTCCTGAACTTCTTACCAACTGCTTGCCAGAGAGATTTTCCCATGCAAACCACACCGATGTATGCGTTCTG CGGAGCATGAAAGACGATGTGGCCAATATGATAACACCCTTACTGGTGAGGCCAATTACACGCTGGCCCTTCTTTGCTTTTTTAGGTGGGGCCATGTTCTGCTTGCTGGCCAGCAGCACGTGCCACCTCCTCGCCTGCCACTCCGAGCGCCTCTCCTCCATCATGCTCCGCATTGATTACACCGGCATTTCCGCCCTTATTGCAACATCCTTCTACCCGCCGGTCTACTACTCTTTCATGTGCGACCCGTTCTTCTGTAACCTCTACTTGGGCTTCATAAATGTTCTTGGGATCGCCACAGTCATGTTCTCGCTGCTACCAGTCTTTCAGGGCCCCAAGTTCCGGACCGTGCGGACCATCCTCTTCTTCAGCATGGGCCTATCAGGGGCAGCCCCCATACTGCACAAGTTGATCTTGTTCAGGCATCGGCCtgaggtggtccacaccactgtATATGAGATACTGATGGGAGTTTTCTACGGGGTGGGGGCACTGGTCTATGCAACCCGAGTGCCGGAGCGGTGGAAGCCCGGGAAGTTCGACATTGCTGGGCACAGTCACCAGCTGTTTCATGTGCTGGTTGTCGCAGGTGCATACATGCATTACCGTGCGGGCTTGGTGTACCTTAAGTGGAGAGATTTGGAAGGGTGTTAA
- the LOC131229094 gene encoding glycosyltransferase 6-like, which translates to MLSPEEKPSPFQTRTSPTTKTFAIRTKPSLLSDSFLFAAGASVSLFLVWALSDSFNPTPDLSSFNSTPLKCAGSAQSTINLNLHPDPPTANFYDDPNLTYSFKNTIKNWDFKRQDWLRQHPEFTSVGHADRILLITGSQPSPCKNPIGDHLLFRLFKNKVDYCRINGYDIFYNNALLNPKMGHYWAKLPIIRAAMLAHPEIEWIWWVDSDASFTDMDFRLPLAKYKSHNLIVHGWPREIYERKSWVGLNAGVFLIRNCQWSMDFMDVWANMGPQSPEYEKWGEIQQSVMKNKRLPESDDQAALVYFLLEEKGKWGNKIYLESDFYFEGYWVEIVGTLANVTEKYRELERGVRRLRRRHAEKVSGYYGEIREEHMKGWGIGQGSLRRPFITHFVGCEPCSGTHNEIYTWESCREGMERALNFADDQVLRNFGFGREDLLDVGTVVPREYDFPA; encoded by the coding sequence ATGCTTTCCCCAGAAGAAAAACCATCTCCTTTCCAAACCCGAACATCGCCCACAACGAAAACATTCGCTATCCGCACCAAACCCTCTCTCCTCTCCGACTCCTTCCTCTTCGCAGCTGGAGCctcagtctctctctttctcgtgtGGGCCCTCTCCGACTCCTTCAACCCCACCCCTGACCTCTCCTCCTTCAACTCCACTCCGCTAAAATGCGCCGGCAGTGCGCAGTCCAccattaaccttaacctacacccagATCCTCCCACAGCCAATTTCTACGACGATCCAAACCTAACCTACTCCTTCAAAAATACAATCAAAAACTGGGATTTCAAGCGTCAAGATTGGCTACGACAACACCCGGAATTTACATCGGTGGGCCATGCCGATCGGATTCTACTTATCACCGGATCTCAGCCGTCTCCGTGCAAGAATCCAATCGGCGACCACCTTCTGTTCCGGTTATTCAAGAACAAGGTCGACTACTGCCGAATCAACGGCTACGATATCTTCTACAACAACGCCCTCCTCAACCCGAAGATGGGCCACTACTGGGCGAAGCTCCCGATCATCCGAGCCGCGATGCTGGCCCACCCGGAGATCGAGTGGATCTGGTGGGTCGACTCAGACGCGTCGTTCACGGACATGGACTTCCGGCTCCCGTTAGCAAAATACAAGAGCCACAACCTTATCGTGCACGGCTGGCCACGTGAGATCTACGAACGGAAGAGCTGGGTGGGCCTCAATGCGGGGGTTTTCCTTATACGCAACTGCCAGTGGTCGATGGACTTCATGGACGTGTGGGCCAacatgggcccacagagccctgaATACGAGAAGTGGGGAGAAATCCAACAGTCTGTAATGAAAAACAAGAGGCTTCCAGAATCGGACGATCAAGCAGCGCTGGTGTATTTTCTGTTGGAGGAGAAGGGCAAATGGGGAAATAAAATTTATCTCGAGAGCGATTTCTATTTTGAGGGGTATTGGGTGGAAATCGTGGGTACGTTAGCAAATGTGACGGAGAAGTATCGGGAGTTGGAGAGAGGGGTGCGTAGGTTACGAAGACGGCATGCGGAGAAGGTGAGTGGGTACTATGGAGAGATTAGGGAGGAACATATGAAAGGGTGGGGAATCGGGCAGGGGAGCTTGAGGAGGCCGTTCATTACGCATTTCGTGGGGTGCGAGCcctgtagtgggacccacaatgagaTATACACGTGGGAGAGTTGTAGGGAGGGGATGGAGCGGGCTCTGAACTTCGCGGACGATCAGGTGCTGAGGAACTTTGGGTTTGGGCGGGAGGATCTGTTGGATGTTGGTACGGTGGTCCCGCGGGAGTACGATTTCCCGGCTTGA